A genomic region of Macaca thibetana thibetana isolate TM-01 chromosome 14, ASM2454274v1, whole genome shotgun sequence contains the following coding sequences:
- the C14H11orf21 gene encoding uncharacterized protein C11orf21 homolog: MGRAGCGMQRKQCLGKRSAVPRWPHLSSQSGVKLPDRWTGTLGWPSRDQEAPGSGMPPAAAQPSAHDALVPPATAHETMDHPALHWLACCCCLSLPGQLPLVIRLGWDLDLEAGPSSGRLCPRARRWQPLPS, translated from the exons AtgggcagggctgggtgtgggATGCAGAGGAAACAGTGCCTGGGGAAGAGGAG TGCTGTGCCCAGGTGGCCTCACTTGTCATCTCAAAGTGGCGTCAAACTCCCGGACAGGTGGACGGGAACCCTAGGCTGGCCCTCCAGAGACCAG GAGGCCCCTGGCTCAGGGATGCCACCTGCAGCTGCCCAGCCCTCCGCCCATGACGCCCTTGTTCCACCTGCCACCGCTCATGAAACTATGGATCACCCAGCTCTGCACTGGCTTGCCTGTTGCTGCTGTCTCAGTTTACCTGGGCAGTTGCCCCTGGTTATCCGGCTGGGGTGGGACTTGGACTTAGAAGCAGGCCCCTCCTCTGGGAGGCTGTGTCCTCGGGCCAGGAGGTGGCAGCCTCTACCTTCCTGA
- the TSPAN32 gene encoding tetraspanin-32 isoform X3 — MVTFTYFGAHFAVIRRASLEKNPYQAVHQWAFSAGLSLVGLLTLGAVLSAAGTVREAQGLMAGGFLCFSLAFCAQVQLVFWRLHSPTQVEDAMLDTYDLVYEQAMKGTSHVGRQELAAIQDTFLCCGKRSPFSRLGTTEADLCQGQEAAREDCLQGIRSFLRIHQQVASSLTSISLALTVSALLLSSFLWFAIRSGCSLDRKGQYTLAPRACGRQPQEPSVFRRSQGGPAHCLRSEADAIDPRRYSGSLRWLQDNDAAPGPLSHHLPAHRALQGRSPGVLSGCPARGLSG, encoded by the exons ATGGTGACTTTCACCTACTTCGGGGCCCACTTTGCTGTCATTCGCCGAGCGTCCCTGGAGAAGAACCCGTACCAGGCTGTGCACCAATGGG CCTTCTCTGCGGGGTTGAGCCTGGTGGGCCTCCTGACCCTGGGAGCCGTGCTGAGCGCTGCGGGCACCGTGAGGGAGGCCCAGGGCCTCATGGCGGGG GGCTTCCTGTGCTTCTCGCTGGCGTTCTGCGCACAGGTGCAGCTGGTGTTCTGGAGACTCCACAGCCCCACCCAG GTGGAGGATGCCATGCTGGACACCTACGACCTGGTATATGAGCAGGCGATGAAAGGCACGTCCCACGTCGGGCGGCAGGAGCTGGCGGCCATCCAGGACACG TTTCTGTGCTGTGGGAAGAGGTCTCCATTCAGCCGTCTGGGGACCACAGAGGCTGACCTATGTCAGGGACAGGAGGCGGCAAGAGAG GACTGCCTTCAGGGCATCCGGAGCTTCCTGAGGATACACCAGCAGGTCGCCTCCAGCCTGACCAGCATCAGCTTGGCCCTCACG GTGTCCGCCTTGCTCCTCAGCTCATTCCTGTGGTTTGCCATCCGCTCTGGCTGCAGCTTGGACCGCAAGGGCCAATACACCCTGGCCCCACG AGCATGTGGCCGCCAGCCCCAGGAGCCCAGCGTCTTCAGACGCTCCCAGGGTGGACCCGCACATTGTCTCCGCTCCGAAGCAGATGCTATTGATCCAAGAAGATACTCGGGTAGTCTTCGGTGGCTGCAGGACAATGATGCTGCCCCTGGGCCCCTCTCCCACCACctgcctgcccacagag CTCTCCAGGGCAGAAGTCCGGGTGTGCTCAGCGGGTGCCCTGCGAGGGGTCTCTCGGGCTGA
- the TSPAN32 gene encoding tetraspanin-32 isoform X2 has protein sequence MGPWSRVRVAKCQMLVTCFFILLLGLSVATMVTFTYFGAHFAVIRRASLEKNPYQAVHQWAFSAGLSLVGLLTLGAVLSAAGTVREAQGLMAGGFLCFSLAFCAQVQLVFWRLHSPTQVEDAMLDTYDLVYEQAMKGTSHVGRQELAAIQDTFLCCGKRSPFSRLGTTEADLCQGQEAAREVSALLLSSFLWFAIRSGCSLDRKGQYTLAPRACGRQPQEPSVFRRSQGGPAHCLRSEADAIDPRRYSGSLRWLQDNDAAPGPLSHHLPAHRALQGRSPGVLSGCPARGLSG, from the exons ATGGGGCCTTGGAGTCGAGTCAGGGTTGCCAAATGCCAGATGCTGGTCACCTGCTTCTTTATCTTG CTGCTGGGCCTCTCTGTGGCCACCATGGTGACTTTCACCTACTTCGGGGCCCACTTTGCTGTCATTCGCCGAGCGTCCCTGGAGAAGAACCCGTACCAGGCTGTGCACCAATGGG CCTTCTCTGCGGGGTTGAGCCTGGTGGGCCTCCTGACCCTGGGAGCCGTGCTGAGCGCTGCGGGCACCGTGAGGGAGGCCCAGGGCCTCATGGCGGGG GGCTTCCTGTGCTTCTCGCTGGCGTTCTGCGCACAGGTGCAGCTGGTGTTCTGGAGACTCCACAGCCCCACCCAG GTGGAGGATGCCATGCTGGACACCTACGACCTGGTATATGAGCAGGCGATGAAAGGCACGTCCCACGTCGGGCGGCAGGAGCTGGCGGCCATCCAGGACACG TTTCTGTGCTGTGGGAAGAGGTCTCCATTCAGCCGTCTGGGGACCACAGAGGCTGACCTATGTCAGGGACAGGAGGCGGCAAGAGAG GTGTCCGCCTTGCTCCTCAGCTCATTCCTGTGGTTTGCCATCCGCTCTGGCTGCAGCTTGGACCGCAAGGGCCAATACACCCTGGCCCCACG AGCATGTGGCCGCCAGCCCCAGGAGCCCAGCGTCTTCAGACGCTCCCAGGGTGGACCCGCACATTGTCTCCGCTCCGAAGCAGATGCTATTGATCCAAGAAGATACTCGGGTAGTCTTCGGTGGCTGCAGGACAATGATGCTGCCCCTGGGCCCCTCTCCCACCACctgcctgcccacagag CTCTCCAGGGCAGAAGTCCGGGTGTGCTCAGCGGGTGCCCTGCGAGGGGTCTCTCGGGCTGA
- the TSPAN32 gene encoding tetraspanin-32 isoform X1, whose amino-acid sequence MGPWSRVRVAKCQMLVTCFFILLLGLSVATMVTFTYFGAHFAVIRRASLEKNPYQAVHQWAFSAGLSLVGLLTLGAVLSAAGTVREAQGLMAGGFLCFSLAFCAQVQLVFWRLHSPTQVEDAMLDTYDLVYEQAMKGTSHVGRQELAAIQDTFLCCGKRSPFSRLGTTEADLCQGQEAAREDCLQGIRSFLRIHQQVASSLTSISLALTVSALLLSSFLWFAIRSGCSLDRKGQYTLAPRACGRQPQEPSVFRRSQGGPAHCLRSEADAIDPRRYSGSLRWLQDNDAAPGPLSHHLPAHRALQGRSPGVLSGCPARGLSG is encoded by the exons ATGGGGCCTTGGAGTCGAGTCAGGGTTGCCAAATGCCAGATGCTGGTCACCTGCTTCTTTATCTTG CTGCTGGGCCTCTCTGTGGCCACCATGGTGACTTTCACCTACTTCGGGGCCCACTTTGCTGTCATTCGCCGAGCGTCCCTGGAGAAGAACCCGTACCAGGCTGTGCACCAATGGG CCTTCTCTGCGGGGTTGAGCCTGGTGGGCCTCCTGACCCTGGGAGCCGTGCTGAGCGCTGCGGGCACCGTGAGGGAGGCCCAGGGCCTCATGGCGGGG GGCTTCCTGTGCTTCTCGCTGGCGTTCTGCGCACAGGTGCAGCTGGTGTTCTGGAGACTCCACAGCCCCACCCAG GTGGAGGATGCCATGCTGGACACCTACGACCTGGTATATGAGCAGGCGATGAAAGGCACGTCCCACGTCGGGCGGCAGGAGCTGGCGGCCATCCAGGACACG TTTCTGTGCTGTGGGAAGAGGTCTCCATTCAGCCGTCTGGGGACCACAGAGGCTGACCTATGTCAGGGACAGGAGGCGGCAAGAGAG GACTGCCTTCAGGGCATCCGGAGCTTCCTGAGGATACACCAGCAGGTCGCCTCCAGCCTGACCAGCATCAGCTTGGCCCTCACG GTGTCCGCCTTGCTCCTCAGCTCATTCCTGTGGTTTGCCATCCGCTCTGGCTGCAGCTTGGACCGCAAGGGCCAATACACCCTGGCCCCACG AGCATGTGGCCGCCAGCCCCAGGAGCCCAGCGTCTTCAGACGCTCCCAGGGTGGACCCGCACATTGTCTCCGCTCCGAAGCAGATGCTATTGATCCAAGAAGATACTCGGGTAGTCTTCGGTGGCTGCAGGACAATGATGCTGCCCCTGGGCCCCTCTCCCACCACctgcctgcccacagag CTCTCCAGGGCAGAAGTCCGGGTGTGCTCAGCGGGTGCCCTGCGAGGGGTCTCTCGGGCTGA
- the TSPAN32 gene encoding tetraspanin-32 isoform X4 produces the protein MGPWSRVRVAKCQMLVTCFFILLLGLSVATMVTFTYFGAHFAVIRRASLEKNPYQAVHQWAFSAGLSLVGLLTLGAVLSAAGTVREAQGLMAGGFLCFSLAFCAQVQLVFWRLHSPTQVEDAMLDTYDLVYEQAMKGTSHVGRQELAAIQDTVSALLLSSFLWFAIRSGCSLDRKGQYTLAPRACGRQPQEPSVFRRSQGGPAHCLRSEADAIDPRRYSGSLRWLQDNDAAPGPLSHHLPAHRALQGRSPGVLSGCPARGLSG, from the exons ATGGGGCCTTGGAGTCGAGTCAGGGTTGCCAAATGCCAGATGCTGGTCACCTGCTTCTTTATCTTG CTGCTGGGCCTCTCTGTGGCCACCATGGTGACTTTCACCTACTTCGGGGCCCACTTTGCTGTCATTCGCCGAGCGTCCCTGGAGAAGAACCCGTACCAGGCTGTGCACCAATGGG CCTTCTCTGCGGGGTTGAGCCTGGTGGGCCTCCTGACCCTGGGAGCCGTGCTGAGCGCTGCGGGCACCGTGAGGGAGGCCCAGGGCCTCATGGCGGGG GGCTTCCTGTGCTTCTCGCTGGCGTTCTGCGCACAGGTGCAGCTGGTGTTCTGGAGACTCCACAGCCCCACCCAG GTGGAGGATGCCATGCTGGACACCTACGACCTGGTATATGAGCAGGCGATGAAAGGCACGTCCCACGTCGGGCGGCAGGAGCTGGCGGCCATCCAGGACACG GTGTCCGCCTTGCTCCTCAGCTCATTCCTGTGGTTTGCCATCCGCTCTGGCTGCAGCTTGGACCGCAAGGGCCAATACACCCTGGCCCCACG AGCATGTGGCCGCCAGCCCCAGGAGCCCAGCGTCTTCAGACGCTCCCAGGGTGGACCCGCACATTGTCTCCGCTCCGAAGCAGATGCTATTGATCCAAGAAGATACTCGGGTAGTCTTCGGTGGCTGCAGGACAATGATGCTGCCCCTGGGCCCCTCTCCCACCACctgcctgcccacagag CTCTCCAGGGCAGAAGTCCGGGTGTGCTCAGCGGGTGCCCTGCGAGGGGTCTCTCGGGCTGA